A genome region from Labilibaculum antarcticum includes the following:
- a CDS encoding ATP-dependent helicase → MSLKNLHRKLGINHQSGDEFDPIAAFEAEDLPENLNLIPPERFTEPKDNYKQELKLVAEKNASLSAALEHLNPYQLQAIFSDEQKVVLSAMVGSGKTTVLTYKLLYLHFIKGIPLSQMAVLTFTNKAAREIRERILSFYGDKMIPSSQELRYFGTFHSMARQLLKEHPKLQDLGFTPSFSIMDQEAKEDFLHRLILSHELNVKYQNKLDKRLKLYRHEKQILYGNMKYPDDLPQLLQLSREEKQANNLMDFDDLISIVNWLLHRDKSFLPQWIIVDEFQDCNEDQLEFINHLSNKDTSFLAVGDPNQSIYAWRGSTSKILQNYVADSSCCMMRLPLNYRTSSQLLDAAACLLQKDDNNLQATRPEGKKLIIRNHFDDHQEAHYLVQKCRELNQTGTPWEEIALLFRTRQQIGLFETIFTKEGIPCEMLSKTSLREQPALFWLQRIMLAAFHPNDFDSILQVFTSTEFGCLKMGKSLITAYQKFTWEKKFDTKLEAFSAFMKGKHSKQEYHIQLIKALLQLPIYLQKEKMEHDIYSFLSLDLFLKPTSVHYQKNAGEVKNALQELNQFARKNYFGNWLEIYQAAMSQVNLEGHFQINGNIKKENKGVRLLTIHAAKGLEFDYVFLSGANSGIIPLDRKKEGHDYLKEEKRLLFVALTRARNHMEISWHTQSSAWNAQEGPSYFLNSIPSTLVERIDTKTSVIKEPEKQQVAETNDKWQKNMKIKHPKYGEGIILSSNLNEITCNFDKFGKKSFAAAWASIVKI, encoded by the coding sequence TTGAGTTTAAAGAATCTACATAGAAAATTAGGCATCAACCATCAGTCTGGAGATGAATTCGATCCAATTGCGGCCTTCGAGGCAGAAGATTTACCTGAAAATCTGAACCTAATTCCACCTGAACGATTTACCGAACCCAAAGACAATTACAAGCAGGAGTTAAAACTCGTGGCAGAAAAAAATGCCAGTTTATCTGCAGCTCTCGAGCATTTGAATCCTTATCAGCTTCAAGCCATTTTCAGCGACGAGCAAAAAGTTGTGCTCAGTGCCATGGTGGGAAGTGGGAAAACCACGGTTCTAACTTATAAATTACTCTACCTTCATTTTATAAAAGGCATACCGCTTTCGCAGATGGCCGTACTTACCTTTACCAATAAAGCTGCCCGCGAAATCAGAGAGCGTATCCTCTCTTTTTATGGAGATAAAATGATTCCAAGCAGTCAGGAATTAAGATATTTTGGCACCTTTCATTCCATGGCACGCCAATTACTCAAAGAGCATCCTAAATTACAGGACTTGGGCTTTACCCCCTCTTTTTCCATTATGGATCAAGAAGCAAAAGAAGATTTTCTCCACCGTTTAATTCTAAGTCATGAGTTGAATGTGAAATATCAAAACAAGCTGGATAAACGATTAAAATTGTATCGTCACGAGAAGCAGATTCTCTATGGAAACATGAAGTATCCTGACGATTTGCCACAATTGCTGCAATTATCGCGTGAGGAGAAACAAGCCAATAATTTGATGGATTTTGATGACCTTATTTCCATTGTAAATTGGTTACTTCATCGCGACAAATCCTTTCTGCCACAGTGGATTATTGTAGATGAGTTTCAGGATTGTAACGAAGATCAATTGGAATTTATCAATCATTTAAGCAATAAAGACACTAGCTTTTTAGCCGTAGGCGATCCAAATCAAAGTATTTATGCCTGGCGAGGAAGCACAAGTAAAATCTTGCAAAACTATGTGGCTGACTCTTCTTGCTGCATGATGCGTTTGCCTCTAAACTACAGAACATCAAGCCAACTGCTCGATGCCGCAGCTTGTCTGCTCCAAAAAGACGATAATAATTTGCAGGCAACTCGTCCTGAAGGAAAAAAACTGATCATTCGAAATCATTTCGATGATCATCAAGAAGCCCATTATTTGGTGCAAAAATGCCGAGAATTGAACCAAACCGGAACACCATGGGAAGAGATTGCTCTCTTGTTTCGTACCCGCCAACAAATCGGCCTATTCGAAACCATTTTTACAAAAGAAGGTATTCCTTGCGAAATGCTAAGCAAAACCAGTTTAAGAGAACAACCCGCTCTCTTTTGGTTACAAAGAATTATGCTTGCCGCATTTCATCCAAACGACTTTGACAGCATTCTTCAGGTTTTTACGTCGACGGAGTTCGGATGTTTAAAAATGGGTAAAAGTTTGATTACTGCTTATCAGAAATTTACATGGGAGAAGAAATTTGACACAAAACTGGAGGCTTTCTCGGCATTTATGAAGGGAAAACACAGCAAACAAGAGTATCATATTCAATTGATAAAGGCGCTATTGCAGCTGCCAATTTACCTGCAGAAGGAAAAAATGGAACACGATATTTACAGTTTCCTTTCACTTGATCTATTCTTAAAACCAACTTCAGTTCATTATCAAAAGAATGCTGGGGAAGTAAAAAATGCACTTCAAGAATTAAATCAATTTGCACGCAAAAATTATTTCGGCAATTGGCTCGAGATCTATCAGGCAGCCATGAGTCAGGTAAATTTAGAAGGTCATTTTCAAATCAATGGCAACATAAAAAAAGAAAACAAAGGTGTACGATTGCTCACGATTCATGCTGCTAAAGGTCTGGAATTCGATTATGTATTTCTAAGTGGAGCCAATTCAGGAATTATTCCTTTGGATCGCAAGAAAGAAGGACACGATTACCTCAAGGAAGAGAAACGCTTGCTATTTGTAGCCTTAACTCGGGCACGTAACCATATGGAAATATCCTGGCACACGCAAAGTAGTGCTTGGAATGCTCAGGAAGGTCCTTCCTATTTTCTCAATTCGATTCCCAGTACTCTAGTAGAAAGAATTGATACTAAAACATCAGTTATTAAAGAACCAGAAAAGCAACAAGTTGCAGAGACAAATGACAAATGGCAAAAAAACATGAAGATAAAACACCCTAAATACGGTGAAGGTATTATCCTTAGCAGCAATCTGAATGAAATCACATGTAATTTCGACAAATTTGGAAAAAAGAGTTTTGCTGCCGCTTGGGCTTCCATAGTTAAAATATAA
- a CDS encoding DEAD/DEAH box helicase, producing the protein MQTIQEILAHYGGRILSTKTLPARGATFVPIPEEMNPELKDCIKQMGFDKLYSHQAEMYKRAILGKSVVITTGTASGKSLSFYLPVIQRILENPTRRAVFIYPTKALTKDQLRNIVEFVEYFGKHRIQAGIYDGDTPAAERSRIRQEANIILTNPDMINATFLPNHNRYGFPHLFANLDFMVIDELHTYRGAFGSHVSNVMRRMLRICQYHGNTPRFLCSSATIANPTELAKNICHQEFELIEKDGSPAPEKEIHFWQPEYIKEAQRKRSVTEELKGLLPDLIANGIRVITFCMSRRETEVVTKECRDILAQDPLKLGPDFSDKISAYRGGYTPLERARIEKNLVEGKIYGVVSTSALELGIDIGALDMVVMGGFPGTRASFWQQLGRAGRKGNKAHAVLMLKEKPMDQYVGMNPNWLLESASENAVIDKNNLYIQLAHIRAASAELPLSIDDIASFPDLGEIIPLLQKEGELSEHNAQYQWSGQISPAHEISLRNITSDTVKVVDREKEHTITTVDLLQAKKEFYPGAIYLHDSIQYKSLDLDLEGKTAWVKQVESNYYTEPHKPGNIDILMEHEQQEKHRIYSCFGDVKVSVLVSGYKMIQFNSHQNLGYESLSQILQSQMDTEACWIQIPDNVVRVFVATGKAPSLEPLKEMAEDKPIPRFDYTEGLVHCLKAAASMRVMATYSDLGGDIFGFAHPKSHQHKHAIILFDEYPGGLGFSEKAYEYLNEIIQNAGQLVKDCPCKDGCPACVGDHRINKHLILWALRSFYKEIPLPDNVKIDGLANYRATPFQKMEWNQVKDQWQEVLNRFDRENLFGARFLKQSSSLEVKGNKLILYYSDSSLKLAQKPDVIDGIRSELSKVILLPENFELILCLDDSEANLRNQLKLQRIMSSGKGSLNN; encoded by the coding sequence ATGCAAACAATACAAGAAATATTAGCACATTATGGCGGACGTATTCTGTCTACCAAAACTTTACCGGCCCGAGGAGCAACTTTTGTCCCCATTCCAGAAGAAATGAATCCCGAACTGAAGGATTGTATCAAACAGATGGGCTTTGATAAATTGTACTCTCATCAGGCAGAAATGTACAAACGTGCGATATTGGGTAAAAGTGTTGTTATCACCACAGGAACTGCAAGTGGAAAATCACTATCCTTTTATCTTCCTGTTATTCAGCGTATTTTAGAAAACCCAACTCGAAGGGCTGTGTTTATTTATCCAACCAAGGCTTTAACAAAAGATCAGCTGCGCAACATTGTTGAATTTGTAGAATATTTTGGAAAACATCGCATTCAAGCAGGAATTTACGATGGAGATACACCTGCTGCAGAGCGCAGTCGTATCCGACAAGAGGCTAATATTATTCTTACCAATCCGGATATGATTAATGCCACTTTTTTGCCCAATCACAACCGTTACGGGTTTCCACATTTGTTTGCAAATTTAGATTTTATGGTGATTGACGAACTGCACACCTATCGAGGAGCTTTTGGATCTCATGTATCGAATGTAATGCGTCGTATGTTGCGAATATGCCAATATCATGGAAATACACCACGTTTTCTCTGCAGCAGTGCAACCATTGCCAATCCCACTGAATTAGCGAAGAACATATGTCATCAGGAGTTCGAATTAATCGAAAAAGATGGCTCACCTGCTCCCGAAAAAGAAATTCATTTCTGGCAACCGGAATACATAAAAGAAGCTCAGCGCAAACGATCGGTTACCGAAGAACTAAAAGGCCTTCTTCCCGACCTAATAGCAAACGGCATAAGAGTAATTACCTTTTGCATGTCGAGAAGAGAAACCGAAGTGGTGACCAAAGAATGCAGAGATATTCTTGCTCAGGATCCGTTAAAACTTGGACCCGATTTCTCGGATAAAATATCGGCCTACCGTGGAGGCTATACTCCATTGGAACGTGCTAGAATTGAAAAGAATTTGGTAGAAGGCAAAATTTACGGCGTGGTTTCCACCAGTGCCTTAGAACTTGGAATAGACATTGGAGCTCTGGACATGGTCGTAATGGGTGGATTCCCCGGAACACGCGCCAGTTTTTGGCAGCAATTAGGGAGAGCCGGAAGAAAAGGCAACAAAGCTCATGCTGTGCTTATGCTGAAAGAAAAACCAATGGATCAATATGTGGGAATGAATCCTAATTGGTTATTGGAATCGGCGTCGGAAAATGCGGTAATCGACAAAAATAACCTGTACATACAATTGGCTCACATTAGAGCAGCCTCGGCAGAACTGCCACTAAGCATAGATGATATAGCAAGTTTTCCCGATTTGGGAGAGATCATTCCTTTGCTGCAAAAAGAAGGAGAACTAAGCGAACACAACGCTCAATATCAATGGAGCGGACAAATTTCACCGGCCCACGAAATCAGCCTTCGAAACATCACTAGCGATACCGTCAAAGTGGTTGACAGGGAAAAAGAACACACGATCACGACAGTAGATTTATTACAAGCAAAAAAAGAATTTTATCCAGGTGCTATCTATCTGCACGACAGCATACAATACAAAAGTTTGGATCTTGATTTGGAAGGCAAAACCGCGTGGGTAAAACAAGTTGAATCGAATTACTATACCGAGCCACACAAACCCGGCAATATCGATATTCTCATGGAACACGAACAGCAGGAAAAACATCGAATCTATTCCTGCTTTGGAGATGTAAAGGTTAGTGTTTTGGTATCGGGCTACAAGATGATACAGTTTAATTCACATCAAAATTTAGGCTACGAAAGCTTATCGCAGATTTTGCAATCACAAATGGATACAGAGGCTTGTTGGATTCAAATTCCAGACAATGTGGTTCGTGTTTTTGTGGCTACTGGCAAAGCACCAAGCCTTGAACCTCTAAAAGAAATGGCCGAAGACAAGCCCATTCCTCGCTTCGATTACACCGAAGGATTGGTTCATTGTTTGAAAGCTGCTGCTTCTATGCGGGTAATGGCTACTTATTCCGATTTGGGCGGTGACATCTTCGGATTTGCACATCCTAAATCACATCAACACAAACATGCTATTATTCTATTCGATGAATATCCAGGAGGTTTGGGATTTTCGGAAAAAGCATACGAATACTTAAACGAAATCATCCAAAATGCAGGTCAGCTGGTAAAAGATTGTCCTTGCAAAGATGGTTGTCCCGCTTGCGTTGGCGATCACAGAATTAACAAACACCTTATTTTATGGGCTCTTCGCTCCTTTTACAAAGAAATTCCTTTACCAGATAATGTAAAAATAGATGGTTTGGCTAATTATCGTGCTACACCCTTTCAAAAAATGGAATGGAATCAAGTAAAGGATCAATGGCAAGAAGTTCTCAACCGCTTCGATCGTGAAAATCTATTTGGAGCACGATTTTTAAAACAAAGCAGCTCCTTGGAAGTAAAGGGCAACAAATTAATTCTTTACTATTCGGATAGCAGCTTAAAACTAGCCCAAAAACCAGATGTAATAGACGGCATTCGTTCCGAATTATCAAAAGTCATATTGCTACCAGAAAATTTTGAATTGATATTATGTCTGGATGATAGCGAGGCCAATCTGCGAAACCAATTGAAATTACAACGAATCATGAGTAGTGGAAAAGGGAGTCTTAATAATTAG
- a CDS encoding DUF6051 family protein: MSYIDRCQKLKLAFDGGEPEFDNMEFSEYQFHSLAHDILPGKTNYYCASHKLDLIENMLSKNEIGEIQDDVQIEDVIVEENQNFTYKILKPKGNDSVKKVTFIFHGFNEKTWDKYLPWGQAICEKTQSAVVFFPIAFHMQRAPKLWSDKKAMFELSKKRKAQFPNIIGSSLSNVAISMRLHSKPQRFIWSGLQSYYDIIQFIEECKSGKHELIDKDFSFDIFAYSIGGFLAEILKLTNPKNYFSETKLCLFCSGAVFNRLSPVSKFILDSEVNVALYSYLVEHFSSFLKKDDLLRHYIEEDHMEGKVFHTMLDYRVMRDFREALFKKSENQIYAIALKGDSVFPTYEIENTLKGASRDIDITVEELDFPYSYSHENPFPMNKQESQNIEESLNIVFSKVCDFFNQ; encoded by the coding sequence ATGTCATATATTGATCGGTGTCAAAAATTGAAATTAGCCTTTGATGGAGGAGAGCCAGAGTTTGACAATATGGAATTTAGCGAGTATCAATTTCATTCTTTGGCACACGATATTTTACCTGGTAAAACCAATTATTATTGTGCCAGTCATAAATTGGATCTTATCGAGAACATGCTATCCAAGAATGAAATAGGTGAAATTCAGGATGATGTTCAGATTGAGGATGTTATTGTAGAAGAAAATCAAAATTTCACCTATAAGATATTAAAACCGAAAGGGAATGATAGCGTGAAAAAAGTCACGTTTATTTTTCATGGGTTTAATGAAAAAACATGGGATAAATATTTGCCTTGGGGGCAAGCTATTTGTGAGAAAACACAAAGTGCAGTTGTGTTTTTTCCTATCGCATTTCATATGCAGCGTGCACCAAAACTTTGGAGTGATAAAAAGGCAATGTTTGAATTAAGTAAAAAACGCAAAGCTCAATTTCCAAATATTATTGGTTCATCCTTGTCGAACGTGGCCATTAGCATGCGTCTTCATTCTAAGCCACAAAGATTTATTTGGTCGGGTTTGCAAAGCTATTACGATATTATTCAGTTTATTGAGGAGTGTAAAAGTGGTAAGCATGAGTTGATTGATAAGGATTTTAGCTTTGATATTTTTGCTTACTCTATTGGAGGTTTTTTGGCTGAAATTCTGAAGTTAACGAACCCCAAAAATTATTTTAGTGAAACTAAATTGTGTTTATTTTGCAGTGGTGCCGTATTTAATCGTTTATCTCCTGTTTCCAAATTTATTTTAGATAGTGAGGTTAATGTTGCTTTGTATTCCTACTTGGTTGAGCATTTTAGTAGTTTTTTAAAGAAAGATGATCTTTTGCGTCATTATATTGAAGAAGATCATATGGAAGGAAAAGTATTTCATACCATGTTGGATTATAGGGTTATGAGGGATTTTAGAGAAGCTTTATTTAAGAAATCGGAAAATCAGATTTATGCTATCGCATTAAAAGGAGATTCTGTTTTTCCGACCTATGAGATCGAAAACACCTTGAAAGGAGCCTCCAGAGATATAGATATTACTGTTGAAGAGCTTGATTTTCCATATTCATATTCACATGAAAATCCATTTCCAATGAATAAGCAGGAATCGCAAAATATTGAGGAAAGCTTAAATATTGTTTTTAGTAAGGTTTGTGATTTTTTTAATCAATGA
- a CDS encoding cysteine hydrolase family protein: MDFKQNCALLLIDLQKGFEDIEYWGGGRNNLGAEENAAEILKVWRENNLPLFHIKHCSTTPQSPFVEGNPGNDFLELTKPIEGEIVIKKNVNSAFIGTNLKELLDEKKISKLVIVGLTTDHCISTTTRMAGNFGYETYLIEDATATFDKIGVNGEKFSAQLIHDTALASLHREFATVIKLNDFFQLFQQS; the protein is encoded by the coding sequence ATGGATTTTAAACAGAATTGTGCCTTATTGCTAATCGACCTACAGAAAGGATTTGAGGATATTGAGTATTGGGGTGGAGGAAGAAATAATCTTGGAGCAGAAGAAAATGCTGCTGAAATTTTGAAAGTTTGGCGTGAGAATAATTTGCCTTTATTTCACATTAAACATTGCTCTACAACGCCACAATCGCCTTTTGTTGAAGGTAATCCGGGAAACGATTTTCTTGAATTAACCAAACCCATAGAAGGAGAAATTGTGATTAAAAAGAATGTGAATTCGGCATTTATTGGTACAAATTTAAAAGAACTGCTGGATGAAAAAAAGATCTCAAAACTTGTTATTGTTGGCTTAACAACAGATCATTGCATTTCTACTACCACGCGAATGGCCGGTAATTTTGGCTACGAAACTTATCTAATTGAAGATGCTACAGCCACGTTCGATAAGATTGGTGTTAATGGTGAAAAATTCTCCGCTCAGCTTATTCACGATACAGCATTGGCAAGTTTACACAGAGAATTTGCGACCGTAATTAAGCTGAATGATTTTTTTCAATTGTTTCAGCAATCTTAA